In the Engraulis encrasicolus isolate BLACKSEA-1 chromosome 9, IST_EnEncr_1.0, whole genome shotgun sequence genome, one interval contains:
- the mix23 gene encoding protein MIX23, with protein MIFLSRAWTPQSSMAAPSGTLNCEDFSMFQEVLRAMRTIDDRIVHSLNTTVPTASFSGKVDATQTCKDLYTSLIEAHSSRDRAIKACIAETSAALGHLREQRAKDSDNLTLIKQLRKEQTKLKLMQSELNVEEVVNDRSMKVFVERCRIHYNPPKVQ; from the exons ATGATTTTCCTGTCGCGCGCTTGGACCCCTCAGTCCAGTATGGCGGCGCCCAGTGGCACACTGAACTGTGAGGACTTCTCAATGTTTCAG GAGGTCCTGAGGGCAATGCGTACTATAGACGACCGCATCGTCCACTCGCTCAACACCACCGTGCCGACCGCCTCCTTCTCTGGCAAAGTGGACGCCACACAGACCTGCAAGGACCTCTACACATCT TTAATCGAGGCCCACAGTAGCCGGGACCGAGCTATCAAGGCCTGTATAGCAGAGACATCTGCCGCCCTCGGACACCTGAGGGAGCAGAGGGCTAAGGACTCCGACAACCTGACACTCATCAAGCAACTCAGGAAAGAGCAGACCAAG TTAAAACTGATGCAATCAGAATTGAATGTTGAGGAAGTAGTCAACGACCGGAGCATGAAG GTGTTTGTCGAAAGGTGCCGTATCCACTACAACCCTCCCAAGGTTCAGTGA
- the fam162a gene encoding protein FAM162B, with protein sequence MLFNSVVRSRPLHSLLAQWRRQAVESTCKRNMCNKPVEGATEAKAPTPPTPPPAPSTSHLGFKLPGYRPSDFDKKILLWSGRFKTREQIPEFISYEMLDAARNRMRVKVAYGMMAATIMACIGMVILGKQGMKQHDSLTARNMEKHSRWREEGQREREAAAAAAAAAAAASAATLATEKAQ encoded by the exons ATGCTGTTCAATTCAGTCGTTAGATCGCGTCCTCTGCACAGTTTGCTGG CGCAATGGCGGCGCCAGGCAGTGGAGTCCACATGCAAGAGGAACATGTGCAACAAGCCAGTGGAGGGCGCCACCGAGGCCAAGGCCCCCACACCTCCCACACCTCCACCTGCACCAAGCA CGTCACATCTGGGCTTCAAATTGCCTGGCTACCGGCCGTCAGACTTCGACAAGAAGATACTGCTGTGGTCCGGCCGCTTCAAAACTCGCGAACAGATCCCAGAATTTATCTC gtatgagATGCTGGACGCGGCGAGGAACAGGATGCGTGTGAAGGTGGCATACGGCATGATGGCCGCCACCATTATGGCCTGCATTGGCATGGTCATACTGGGCAAACAG gggaTGAAGCAGCACGACTCCCTGACGGCGCGAAACATGGAGAAGCACTCacggtggagagaggagggccagagggagagggaggcagcagcagcagcagcagcagcagcagcggcggccagTGCAGCAACCCTGGCTACGGAGAAGGCCCAGTGA